A DNA window from Elephas maximus indicus isolate mEleMax1 chromosome 17, mEleMax1 primary haplotype, whole genome shotgun sequence contains the following coding sequences:
- the HINFP gene encoding histone H4 transcription factor isoform X1, whose protein sequence is MPPPGKVPRKENLGLQCEWGSCSFVCSAMEEFCEHVTQHLQQHLHSSQVEEEEEEEDPLEEEFSCLWQECGFCSLDSSADLIRHVYFHCYHTKLKQWGLQALQSQADLSPCILDFQSRNVIPDVPDHFLCLWEHCESSFDNPEWFYRHVEAHSLCCEYQAVGKDNHVVLCGWKGCTCTFKDRCKLREHLRSHTQEKVVACPTCGGMFANNTKFLDHIRRQTSLDQQRFQCSHCSKRFATERLLRDHMRNHVNHYKCPLCDMTCPLPSSLRNHMRFRHSEDRPFKCDYCDYSCKNLIDLRKHLDTHSKEPAYRCDFESCNFSARSLCSIKSHFRKVHEGDSEPRYKCHVCDKCFTRGNNLTVHLRKKHQFKWPSGHPRFRYKEHEDGYMRLQLVRYESVELTQQLLRQPQEDSGLGASVNESSLQGILLETVPGEPGPEEEAEEGGGGAMTALSAPQDTPSPVIHVVNQTNAEGQREIVYYVLSEAPGEPPPPTELPSVGIMEKLQGTAEEPKVQMV, encoded by the exons ATGCCGCCCCCTGGGAAAGTTCCCCGAAAGGAGAACCTGGGGCTGCAGTGTGAGTGGGGGTCCTGCTCCTTTGTGTGCTCGGCCATGGAGGAGTTCTGTGAGCACGTCACTCAGCACCTGCAGCAGCACCTGCACAGCTCCCaggtggaggaagaggaggaggaggaggaccccCTCG AGGAAGAATTCTCCTGCTTGTGGCAGGAATGTGGCTTTTGTTCTCTGGACAGTTCTGCTGACCTCATCCGCCATGTCTACTTCCACTGCTACCACACCAAGCTGAAACAGTGGGGGCTGCAGGCCTTGCAAAGCCAGGCTGACCTCAGCCCCTGCATCCTGGACTTCCAGAGCCGGAATGTCATCCCTGACGTCCCTGACCACTTTCTGTGTCTGTGGGAGCATTGTGAG AGCTCCTTCGACAATCCCGAGTGGTTCTATCGGCACGTGGAAGCGCACAGTCTGTGCTGTGAATACCAAGCTGTTGGCAAGGACAACCATGTGGTGCTGTGTGGCTGGAAAG GGTGTACCTGTACCTTCAAGGACCGCTGTAAGCTTCGAGAGCACCTCCGCAGCCACACCCAGGAGAAGGTGGTGGCCTGCCCCACATGTGGAGGCATGTTTGCCAACAACACAAAGTTCTTAGATCACATCCGTCGTCAGACCTCATTGGATC AGCAACGCTTCCAGTGCTCTCACTGTTCCAAGAGATTCGCCACGGAGCGGCTGTTGCGAGACCACATGCGTAATCACG TGAATCACTATAAGTGCCCTCTGTGTGACATGACTTGCCCGCTGCCTTCCTCCCTTCGCAACCACATGCGCTTTCGCCACAGTGAGGACCGGCCCTTTAAATGTGACTATTGTGACTACAG CTGCAAGAACCTGATTGACCTTCGGAAGCACCTAGATACCCATAGCAAGGAGCCAGCCTATAGGTGTGATTTTGAGAGCTGCAACTTCAGTGCCCGATCCCTGTGCTCCATCAAATCCCATTTCCGCAAAGTACATGAA GGAGACTCAGAGCCAAGGTACAAATGTCATGTGTGTGACAAATGCTTCACCCGGGGCAACAACCTCACTGTGCACCTTCGCAAGAAGCACCAGTTCAAATGGCCCTCAGGGCACCCCCGTTTTCG GTACAAGGAGCATGAAGATGGCTACATGCGGCTGCAGCTGGTTCGCTATGAGAGTGTAGAGCTGACTCAGCAACTGCTACGGCAGCCGCAAGAGGACTCGGGCCTGGGGGCTTCGGTGAATGAGAGCAGCCTGCAGGGCATCCTTCTAGAAACAGTGCCAGGGGAGCCAGGACCTGAGGAAGAGGCTGAAGAGGGTGGGGGTGGTGCGATGACagccctctcagcccctcaggacacTCCTAGCCCTGTCATCCATGTGGTGAATCAGACCAATGCCGAAGGTCAGCGAGAGATTGTCTACTATGTGCTGTCTGAAGCCCCAGGAGAGCCTCCCCCTCCCACTGAGCTACCCTCGGTGGGCATCATGGAAAAACTTCAGGGAACAGCTGAGGAGCCCAAGGTCCAGATGGTGTGA
- the HINFP gene encoding histone H4 transcription factor isoform X2 encodes MPPPGKVPRKENLGLQCEWGSCSFVCSAMEEFCEHVTQHLQQHLHSSQVEEEEEEEDPLEEEFSCLWQECGFCSLDSSADLIRHVYFHCYHTKLKQWGLQALQSQADLSPCILDFQSRNVIPDVPDHFLCLWEHCESSFDNPEWFYRHVEAHSLCCEYQAVGKDNHVVLCGWKGCTCTFKDRCKLREHLRSHTQEKVVACPTCGGMFANNTKFLDHIRRQTSLDQQRFQCSHCSKRFATERLLRDHMRNHVNHYKCPLCDMTCPLPSSLRNHMRFRHSEDRPFKCDYCDYSCKNLIDLRKHLDTHSKEPAYRCDFESCNFSARSLCSIKSHFRKVHEGDSEPRYKCHVCDKCFTRGNNLTVHLRKKHQFKWPSGHPRFRYGHFSLPLPVFTSRYAPASPGTRSMKMATCGCSWFAMRV; translated from the exons ATGCCGCCCCCTGGGAAAGTTCCCCGAAAGGAGAACCTGGGGCTGCAGTGTGAGTGGGGGTCCTGCTCCTTTGTGTGCTCGGCCATGGAGGAGTTCTGTGAGCACGTCACTCAGCACCTGCAGCAGCACCTGCACAGCTCCCaggtggaggaagaggaggaggaggaggaccccCTCG AGGAAGAATTCTCCTGCTTGTGGCAGGAATGTGGCTTTTGTTCTCTGGACAGTTCTGCTGACCTCATCCGCCATGTCTACTTCCACTGCTACCACACCAAGCTGAAACAGTGGGGGCTGCAGGCCTTGCAAAGCCAGGCTGACCTCAGCCCCTGCATCCTGGACTTCCAGAGCCGGAATGTCATCCCTGACGTCCCTGACCACTTTCTGTGTCTGTGGGAGCATTGTGAG AGCTCCTTCGACAATCCCGAGTGGTTCTATCGGCACGTGGAAGCGCACAGTCTGTGCTGTGAATACCAAGCTGTTGGCAAGGACAACCATGTGGTGCTGTGTGGCTGGAAAG GGTGTACCTGTACCTTCAAGGACCGCTGTAAGCTTCGAGAGCACCTCCGCAGCCACACCCAGGAGAAGGTGGTGGCCTGCCCCACATGTGGAGGCATGTTTGCCAACAACACAAAGTTCTTAGATCACATCCGTCGTCAGACCTCATTGGATC AGCAACGCTTCCAGTGCTCTCACTGTTCCAAGAGATTCGCCACGGAGCGGCTGTTGCGAGACCACATGCGTAATCACG TGAATCACTATAAGTGCCCTCTGTGTGACATGACTTGCCCGCTGCCTTCCTCCCTTCGCAACCACATGCGCTTTCGCCACAGTGAGGACCGGCCCTTTAAATGTGACTATTGTGACTACAG CTGCAAGAACCTGATTGACCTTCGGAAGCACCTAGATACCCATAGCAAGGAGCCAGCCTATAGGTGTGATTTTGAGAGCTGCAACTTCAGTGCCCGATCCCTGTGCTCCATCAAATCCCATTTCCGCAAAGTACATGAA GGAGACTCAGAGCCAAGGTACAAATGTCATGTGTGTGACAAATGCTTCACCCGGGGCAACAACCTCACTGTGCACCTTCGCAAGAAGCACCAGTTCAAATGGCCCTCAGGGCACCCCCGTTTTCGGTAT GGCCATTTTAGCCTCCCTCTGCCTGTGTTTACTAGCCGTTATGCTCCTGCTTCACCAGGTACAAGGAGCATGAAGATGGCTACATGCGGCTGCAGCTGGTTCGCTATGAGAGTGTAG